One genomic segment of Paenibacillus sp. FSL H8-0332 includes these proteins:
- a CDS encoding nitric oxide synthase oxygenase, producing the protein MKYTVPQHDTQELIRQAESFITACYQELGLTEGERDLRLADIREEVQRTGTYKHTGEELAHGARMAWRHNSRCIGRLFWHSLDVIDARRAETVAEVAEALLHHMGHANNGGRIRPVITVFRSEEEQGHAIRIWNHQLIRYAGYPGEGEHPRAGDPASDEFTAVCLKLGWQGTGGDFDILPLVIGIGGEEPRCFPIPAGLVQEVPLSHPEILQFTELRLRWYSVPIVSDMCLEIGGIRYPAAPFNGWYMETEIGSRNFGDTDRYNRLPAVADLLGLDRSTNTSLWKDRALLELNRAVLYSFKQAGVSIVDHHTAADQFVRFQEQEKQQGREVSGKWGWLIPPMSPSSTPIWNDNKLRDLQLSPRFVYRKKQQADPGKHEVAEAKGCPFHQSMKSD; encoded by the coding sequence ATGAAATACACAGTTCCACAGCATGACACCCAGGAATTGATCCGGCAGGCGGAGTCCTTCATCACGGCCTGCTATCAGGAACTGGGGTTAACAGAGGGCGAACGGGACCTGCGTCTGGCGGACATACGCGAAGAGGTGCAGCGCACAGGTACATACAAGCATACGGGAGAAGAGCTGGCACACGGGGCAAGGATGGCCTGGCGCCATAACAGCCGCTGCATCGGAAGACTATTCTGGCATTCCTTAGATGTGATTGACGCCCGCAGAGCAGAGACTGTAGCGGAGGTCGCGGAGGCGCTGCTGCATCATATGGGGCATGCCAATAACGGCGGCCGTATCCGGCCGGTCATTACCGTCTTCCGCAGTGAAGAGGAGCAAGGCCATGCTATCCGGATCTGGAATCATCAGCTCATCCGCTATGCCGGTTATCCCGGGGAAGGGGAGCATCCGCGTGCTGGTGACCCGGCCTCGGACGAATTCACCGCAGTCTGCCTGAAGCTGGGCTGGCAGGGTACCGGCGGGGACTTCGATATTCTGCCGCTCGTGATCGGCATCGGCGGGGAGGAACCCCGCTGCTTCCCTATCCCGGCAGGACTTGTACAGGAGGTGCCGCTCAGCCACCCGGAGATCCTGCAATTCACGGAGCTAAGGCTGCGCTGGTATTCCGTTCCGATTGTCTCGGACATGTGCCTGGAGATCGGCGGCATCCGTTACCCGGCAGCGCCATTCAACGGCTGGTACATGGAGACGGAGATCGGCTCGCGGAATTTCGGGGATACGGACCGCTACAACCGTCTGCCTGCGGTGGCTGATCTTCTGGGCCTTGACCGCTCCACTAATACCTCGCTGTGGAAGGACCGGGCGCTGCTGGAGCTGAACCGTGCCGTCCTCTATTCCTTCAAGCAAGCGGGGGTTAGTATTGTGGATCATCATACAGCGGCAGACCAGTTCGTCCGCTTCCAGGAGCAGGAGAAGCAGCAGGGGCGTGAGGTATCCGGTAAATGGGGCTGGCTGATCCCGCCGATGTCGCCTTCCTCCACGCCGATCTGGAATGATAACAAGCTGCGTGATTTGCAGCTAAGCCCGCGCTTCGTCTACCGGAAGAAGCAACAGGCGGACCCTGGGAAGCATGAGGTAGCGGAAGCGAAGGGCTGCCCTTTTCATCAGTCTATGAAGAGTGATTGA
- a CDS encoding EcsC family protein gives MPEADNTGSWSPPETPEMLHAALKEITKWEKEQNRLMIWDRITRLPFKLLDAITPKVIHDKVGRLLDELGGYIQNGGNYLVAGRKVGKLMEETSRAAGASEDGPFPLAVMDAVALRLADRSRNTATAQGATTGFGGIFTLAADIPAVLGLSLKAIQEIGLCYGYDPTDKAERIFTVKVMQFASSDVVGKRTLLKELNLQAGGDGNILAATKETVSRIQGWKEVVTVYRDNWGWKKLLQTIPVAGMFFGAYLNRKTLEEVTEAARMLYRKRRIISRLAELEQR, from the coding sequence ATGCCAGAAGCGGACAACACCGGTTCATGGAGTCCTCCGGAGACACCGGAGATGCTGCATGCTGCGCTTAAGGAAATTACCAAGTGGGAGAAAGAGCAGAATAGGCTGATGATCTGGGACCGGATTACCCGGTTGCCCTTCAAGCTGCTTGATGCAATTACGCCAAAGGTTATCCATGATAAGGTAGGCCGGCTGCTCGATGAACTGGGCGGCTACATCCAGAACGGCGGCAACTATCTGGTGGCCGGGCGCAAGGTGGGCAAGCTGATGGAAGAGACAAGCCGGGCGGCGGGCGCTTCGGAAGACGGGCCGTTCCCGCTGGCTGTAATGGATGCCGTAGCGCTCCGGCTCGCGGATAGAAGCCGGAATACGGCTACGGCGCAGGGGGCGACCACGGGCTTCGGCGGGATTTTCACACTGGCTGCGGATATTCCGGCCGTCCTGGGCCTCTCCTTGAAGGCGATTCAGGAGATTGGCTTGTGTTATGGCTACGATCCGACCGATAAGGCGGAGCGGATCTTCACCGTGAAGGTGATGCAGTTCGCCTCCTCCGATGTGGTGGGGAAGCGCACGCTGCTGAAGGAGCTGAATCTGCAGGCAGGCGGGGACGGCAACATTCTCGCCGCAACCAAGGAGACCGTGTCCAGGATTCAGGGCTGGAAGGAGGTAGTGACTGTATACCGCGACAATTGGGGCTGGAAAAAACTGCTCCAGACCATTCCGGTCGCAGGTATGTTCTTCGGCGCTTACCTCAACCGGAAGACGCTTGAAGAGGTCACAGAGGCTGCGCGGATGCTCTACCGCAAAAGACGGATTATCTCCAGACTGGCAGAGCTGGAGCAGAGATGA